Within the Malus sylvestris chromosome 4, drMalSylv7.2, whole genome shotgun sequence genome, the region TTTCCTACAGTTTCACAGTCAGAGATGGGGGTGTTTAGATTCGATGTGCGCACGATAGCAGCTCCAGAGTCTGAGACGTGCTAACAGAGGCGCACGGTGCGGAAGCCCGCGCGGCTGGGTGGGTTTGTGGCTGGGTTTGGGATGAAAAGACCAAAGAGCCTTTGAAACGCTTGCAAAATTAATACCCCTTTCAACCTAGTTGACAAAGTCCGTTTCTAAGGAACATGAATCGCCATTACATGAAATAAATTTTAGAAAAATCAAAATGTGGGAATAAAGTGAAATTTTGTACATGGTACAGTAAGCATAACTGAAAAAATAAAGCCAATGAAACTAAGGGCATTTATCACCAAAATATGAGGCTAAAGGAAGACCAAAGGCAACAAGTTGAAGAACGAGAAAAACTAACATGAAAATTTAAGTATAAAAGCTAAACATGAGATAAAGTTTAGGAACTCTTGCTACCACGCACagtatatacatatgtatacatatatacaggCCCTTTAAGGAAAGGGATctccatttttcaaaaaatatgggGACACCCTCTTGACTATTAGATCTGActttaataaaattttgtgattgagattaaatcacaggcCACAAAATCTCAAtcataaaatttcattaaaaccaaatatAACGGTTAAGAGAGTGCccccattttatttttttttgaaaaatgaggACCCTTCCCTTAGAGGCTTTCTACATGCATATCTTTGTAATTTCAAaacgtatgtatgtatgtgtatatattataaggaaaactaatgaaaagagcttgaaaactttgagttttaatgataaggacaaaataaagggtcaagtgaatagtaccaggattgattttttagtgtaaaaatgtggtttttcgttaaagtgaacagtaccgggtgctttccGTTAAAATTCCCATTATTATATTACCCTACTACACCGTGGCAGTTGGCGCCCATTAAGTCAATAATAGAGTCAAAGCTAGCTGACATGGCAAGATCTGAGGGACTATGCAGTGCTACAGCCAACACGAGAATGAGGATCTCTAGGAGGATCCAGAAGATGATTTAATTGTATTCGTTTATTGTAAATCGTGTaatcagttttcgtcaggtactatttgtgttcaattttaaataaaaaatttaaaataatttctgaccacaCAATGAATGGATCGGGGAGGATCCTTATTCAACCAAACACAATGAATGGATCGGGGGAGGATCCTTATTCAACCAAACACAAAGAAGAAGACCCAAAAATTCTatccaaaataattaaaaagagaGGCTCTAATTCCatcctcatctctctctctcaatgcATGCATGTGCTtacacactctctctccctctctagcAGGAGCAACCAATATGGATATGGGGGGAAGGACTAGTACTAGTACTGGCAGGGAGCAGAGAACCCAGAGATGAGTGCCTCCGTTTCCATCACTGCCCTCATTGCCTCTAACTCCGCAGCTGCCGCCGCCACCAACATCAATCTCCACCGCAAAACTACTAGTTCCTCCACTACCACCACTACTAATGCAGCTAAATCAAtaattttcacctccaccgccaattccaagcccaattttactgccccctcttcctcctcctcccaaTACCACCACCCTTTCATACTGCGAGGTACCTACTTAATTACCCTTTCATTTGCAATTCCCTCTCTATTCTAATTACATCTCATGTTCTTCTATATAATATATGCCACCACTTAGTACATTTGGTTTCAAATATacataataaataaaaacagtCTTGTGATTTACGACTCAAAATTAGAGTGATGAAATAGAAATCTGGAAGTAGGGATCTATCGGACAGAAGCAAAGAAGAAGCAGCGTTTGAAGAGTCATGGCTTCAGGGCGGTCGATCTGAGATGGCAGGCGATCAATCGGAGAAGGGCAGAGAAATCCTCACGCATTTCCTTATTCGTGTTTgtgttattttgataatttaccTATTTGATTAAGATATGAATTTGATTTCCTTGACTATTAAGTCTTGGATTGACTTCCTATTAGTATTTTCACTGTATAGGTGCTATACTCTATATATAGGGCCTTAGAGTCGGTTTACTTTGTGAGGCTTATTTGTAAGAGTCAGTTTGTGAGTTTTAGAGTTCAGAGAACAatttgagagaatgatctcgttCGTTTGTTTGGGTTCTCTACTCGTTTGTTTTTGGGGTTTGAAATTTGTAGGATTTGGGATGTGAGAGTTAAACACTCGCCGTTTATTTAGTGAGAGGTAAACACCCTAGGCTTTACGTCGAACCACGTTAATCTCTTGTGCTTTTCTTTTAAGATTGTTTCTTTGCTTTCTTCTACGATGTTGATATTTGGTACTTTGTTGGAATTTGCTTCCGTTTGCGTATAAAAGTGAAACAAACATCTAGCTAGAAACAAGATGAACGTCTAATTAATCAGCAGGAATGGGAACTTTTCTGTTACTCCAAATTTCTGATTAGAGGTAGAGGTAGAGTGTCATAGTTCACATCACTTGTAAAGTTCAATTGATTGAATTCATCAACTCATTCAACAAATTGTACTTTTTCCTTAGTAACATATCCTGTGAAACATAGTTTAACTAGCGTAATAAAAGTTTGAGTAAATTAGCTTGTAACTGATCATGTGGCGGGGTGCATGCAGTAACAAATGATCCGGCTAGCAGTAGTACTACTGAATCAGAATTGTCGGCGACGGATGAAAGAACAGTGGCTGATAGAATTGTTGATGGATTGAACTTTGGGGAGCTATGCAATGAGTTTGAGTGCATTAGTAGCCCCTTGGTGGAGTCTACAGCTCGACAACTTGTACGCGATATCCTTGAGCTACGAGAAGGCAATCGTGCCCTTGGAACCTTTGCTGTTTCTGTTAAATACAAGGTATATAACTAATACTTAACATGTAATGTGTTGTGGTATATGTGCTTATATATACTCAGTTAGTAGATCTAATGCTTTTATATGCTCTCAAGCTGACCAGTTAAGATTGGTTAATTATGTTATTGCAGGATCCAGTTAGAAGTTTTAGCGGCCGTGATAAGTACAAGAGACCGCTATGGATAACCAGTGCACTAGAAAAGCCCTCTGTCGTGAGTCTTCTGAATTCatctttactttttatttatttttgtaattcCTTGTATAGCAAGCAACAGAAATGCAACATCAAAACTTCTTTCGTTGTTATTGTTACATACGAACAGAGTGTTCAAGAAATGAGCATGTTATCAACGAG harbors:
- the LOC126618375 gene encoding uncharacterized protein LOC126618375 — encoded protein: MSASVSITALIASNSAAAAATNINLHRKTTSSSTTTTTNAAKSIIFTSTANSKPNFTAPSSSSSQYHHPFILRVTNDPASSSTTESELSATDERTVADRIVDGLNFGELCNEFECISSPLVESTARQLVRDILELREGNRALGTFAVSVKYKDPVRSFSGRDKYKRPLWITSALEKPSVSVQEMSMLSTSVLSIKWTIKGKAKNIIGGDLIVRINSQFTLNQISGQVIEHEEFWDLSASSAIAKAYFWTSRRLYATIEGGKDLADLAKTISSKFPREKQNTEIYPDPSGDPTKFFQRDDGFQRDVYQIGLFLALVYFVVQLLRTTL